One Papaver somniferum cultivar HN1 chromosome 10, ASM357369v1, whole genome shotgun sequence genomic window carries:
- the LOC113316414 gene encoding ankyrin repeat-containing protein At5g02620-like, with product MDPRLYEAITSGNIYKLETLLATRNDVNAYITTQTTATRKNTVLHVAAQFKRKMFVAEICKRCSQPELLIMQQNVNGDTVLHIAARLGLSDIVKALMHHINAHSNNTSTTTNNNHRGTMVHELLRMTNKKKNTALHEAFRNHKFLLGSLLIEADPLVEYFPNNAGETPLYLAAEAGLYEFVVKILKICPSSSTHNGPNGRTALHVAVAKGYSEITKLLLEKIPSIIYQRDENGNSALHYAAYFSKPKVAVQLLEADPSIAWAKDHDGKTALHIAASSRLPRNIAYLIKVDTLGPVHYTKVGPLGFQPFAYMKFKCENIQVIEEVTKCCQECWEELDNNGRNFLHIAAENGSVNVIKYILGKSNLAENIINDEDNQGNTPLHLVLRSKCVECLRILSRDKRVDKMAVNGDNLTALDILLRDLDKADMPHREFIQAGYRYLFDGGLLWYGRSQIRIDKEDESFGAITRNKYKIAIECAKELTESQMLVTTLVSAVTYTTGLALPGGYISTGGPSSGLGLATLNGIPAFKAFVGCNSTALLLSIIVLLIHYFNKLIPHRNAKSVVLRALVTHVLMFSAIVLMLMAFIIGNYLFFGHSLTFIIPVASAGTVIVLYFLVKFFKKTK from the exons ATGGATCCGCGCTTGTATGAAGCTATAACTTCAGGGAACATTTATAAACTGGAAACATTATTAGCTACAAGGAATGATGTAAATGCGTATATTACAACTCAAACTACAGCTACTCGCAAGAATACTGTTCTACATGTTGCAGCACAATTCAAGAGAAAGATGTTTGTAGCGGAAATTTGCAAGAGATGTTCACAGCCTGAGCTATTAATAATGCAGCAAAACGTAAATGGAGATACTGTGCTGCATATTGCTGCAAGGCTAGGATTATCGGATATAGTCAAAGCTCTTATGCATCATATAAATGCTCATAGTAATAATACTTCTACTACTACTAATAATAATCATCGAGGCACTATGGTGCATGAGCTATTGAGGATGACGAACAAAAAGAAGAATACAGCGTTGCATGAAGCTTTTCGTAACCATAAGTTTTTACTAGGAAGTTTGTTGATTGAAGCAGATCCATTGGTTGAATATTTTCCGAACAATGCCGGTGAAACCCCACTTTACCTTGCTGCCGAAGCAGGGTTGTATGAGTTTGTAGTTAAAATCTTAAAAATTTGTCCATCCTCATCAACTCATAACGGTCCTAACGGCAGGACAGCACTGCACGTAGCTGTAGCTAAAGGGTACTCAG AAATAACAAAATTATTACTCGAGAAAATACCAAGTATTATATATCAACGAGACGAAAATGGAAACAGTGCACTCCACTATGCTGCCTATTTTTCCAAGCCAAAGGTTGCTGTTCAATTACTAGAAGCTGACCCTTCTATTGCATGGGCGAAGGACCATGATGGCAAGACAGCTCTTCACATTGCAGCAAGTAGTCGTTTGCCTAGAAATATTGCTTACCTAATTAAGGTTGACACTCTTGGTCCTGTGCACTATACGAAGGTTGGCCCTCTTGGTTTCCAGCCCTTTGCTTACATGAAATTCAAATGTGAAAACATACAAGTAATTGAGGAGGTGACCAAATGCTGCCAAGAATGCTGGGAAGAACTTGATAACAATGGGCGAAACTTTCTTCACATTGCTGCTGAAAACGGAAGCGTGAACGTGATAAAGTATATCTTAGGGAAATCAAACTTGGCTGAGAATATTATAAACGACGAGGATAACCAAGGAAATACACCTCTGCATCTGGTTCTTAGGTCTAAATGTGTTGAATGTTTGCGAATTCTCAGCAGGGACAAGAGAGTGGACAAGATGGCCGTTAACGGTGATAATTTAACAGCTTTGGATATTCTTCTTCGTGACCTG GACAAGGCAGATATGCCACATCGGGAGTTTATACAAGCGGGGTATAGGTACCTGTTTGACGGAGGATTGCTATGGTATGGGAGAAGCCAAATCagaatagataaagaagatgaaagtttTGGAGCCATAACACGGAATAAGTACAAGATAGCTATAGAATGTGCAAAAGAACTAACTGAAAGCCAGATGTTAGTGACTACACTTGTATCTGCAGTTACGTACACAACTGGTTTAGCACTACCTGGAGGCTACATAAGTACTGGCGGACCCTCATCAGGCCTAGGCTTGGCCACTTTAAATGGCATACCAGCTTTTAAAGCTTTTGTGGGTTGCAACAGCACTGCCTTGCTCCTTTCTATTATTGTTCTACTCATCCACTACTTTAACAAACTCATTCCTCATAGAAATGCCAAATCAGTGGTACTCCGGGCTCTAGTAACACATGTTCTAATGTTCAGTGCCATTGTACTAATGTTGATGGCTTTCATAATCGGAAATTACCTTTTCTTTGGCCACTCGCTCACTTTTATCATCCCTGTAGCTTCTGCTGGCACCGTAATTGTCTTGTATTTCCTtgtcaaatttttcaaaaaaactAAATGA